Proteins from a single region of Cydia pomonella isolate Wapato2018A chromosome 13, ilCydPomo1, whole genome shotgun sequence:
- the LOC133524178 gene encoding glutaryl-CoA dehydrogenase, mitochondrial — translation MAVSRTTNLLSILCKNTSSFRALSTTSSNNAKTIFNWEDPLNLDAQLHDDEKAVRDSFKAYCNEKLLPRVVEANRNEIFHREIYKEMGELGVIGCTIKGYGCAGVSYVTYGLITRELDAVDSAYRSALSVQSSLAMGAIYNYGTEEQKQKFLPRMAKGELVGCFGLTEPNYGSDAGGLVTRAKYDAKTKTYTLSGSKTWITNSPIADVLIVWAKDDSNKVRGFIVERSQVKKGLDTPKINGKFSLRASTTGMILLDEVVIPEENLLPNVEGLKGPFGCLNNARYGIAWGALGAAETCLRIARQYTLDRIQFGRPLAANQLVQKKMADMLTEIAIGFQACLQVGRLKDEDKVAPEMISLIKRNSCGKALEIARVARDMLGGNGVSDEYHIIRHVMNLEAVNTYEGTHDIHALILGRCITGIQAFS, via the coding sequence ATGGCAGTATCTAGAACTACCAACTTGTTATCTATCTTATGTAAAAATACGAGCAGTTTTCGTGCTCTATCTACAACAAGCTCAAACAATGCGAAGACAATTTTTAACTGGGAGGATCCACTGAATTTAGATGCACAATTACACGACGATGAAAAGGCGGTTCGGGACTCGTTCAAGGCCTACTGTAACGAAAAACTACTGCCAAGAGTTGTTGAGGCAAACCGAAATGAAATCTTCCACAGAgaaatttacaaagaaatgGGGGAGTTAGGTGTAATCGGCTGCACCATTAAGGGCTACGGCTGCGCTGGCGTTTCATATGTTACCTACGGATTGATTACTAGGGAACTTGATGCTGTTGACTCAGCCTACAGATCAGCTTTAAGTGTTCAAAGCAGTTTGGCCATGGGTGCTATATACAATTACGGCACTGAAGAACAGAAACAAAAGTTTTTACCCAGAATGGCCAAAGGAGAATTAGTCGGCTGCTTCGGTCTGACAGAACCTAATTACGGCAGCGACGCAGGAGGATTAGTCACTAGGGCTAAATATGATGCCAAAACTAAGACATATACACTAAGTGGTTCAAAAACCTGGATTACAAACTCGCCAATCGCTGACGTCTTAATAGTGTGGGCAAAAGACGATAGCAATAAAGTCAGGGGTTTTATTGTCGAGCGGTCACAAGTCAAAAAAGGTCTAGACACGCCTAAAATCAACGGTAAATTTTCTTTGCGAGCATCTACAACGGGCATGATATTGCTAGACGAAGTGGTTATACCGGAGGAGAATTTATTACCGAACGTAGAGGGCCTGAAGGGGCCTTTCGGATGTCTCAATAACGCGCGCTACGGGATCGCTTGGGGCGCCCTCGGTGCGGCTGAGACATGTTTGCGGATCGCCCGGCAGTACACATTAGATAGGATTCAATTTGGAAGACCGCTCGCCGCGAACcagcttgtacaaaaaaagATGGCTGATATGTTAACAGAGATAGCAATCGGTTTCCAAGCTTGTCTGCAAGTTGGGCGTTTGAAGGACGAGGATAAAGTGGCACCAGAAATGATTTCGCTTATAAAACGTAATAGTTGCGGCAAAGCTCTGGAGATTGCGAGAGTCGCGCGAGATATGCTCGGTGGTAATGGAGTCTCTGATGAATATCATATCATAAGACACGTTATGAACTTGGAAGCGGTGAACACCTACGAAGGCACTCACGATATTCATGCGCTTATTTTAGGTAGATGCATCACGGGGATTCAAGCGTTCTCTTAA